The Osmerus eperlanus chromosome 7, fOsmEpe2.1, whole genome shotgun sequence genome includes a region encoding these proteins:
- the LOC134023104 gene encoding interferon-induced protein 44-like — MASALRNYWFPSVPSAVLEKPWRETVWTNRDQMVEKLRTFPLNDPEFGMIRILLHGPVGAGKSSVINSVKSAFAGRVVMSVLVASLSDISFTSKYETHYIKEGEGRSPFVFNDIMGLEAQESRGVHIDDIISALKGHIPEGYEFNPNVFLTNSKPEYVKDPKLSDKVHCLVSVVSADKISMMSKEITAKMRTVRDKASILGIPQIVVMTMVDIACPEVARDLKNIYRSKEIKSKMETCSNVLGVPMTCILPVKNYHEETQMNNDIDVLVLEAMTKIVEVANDYIWHLQQKKKTLS, encoded by the exons ATGGCATCTGCTTTGAGAAATTATTGGTTTCCTTCAGTGCCATCTGCAG ttCTTGAAAAACCTTGGAGGGAAACTGTCTGGAC TAATAGAGACCAGATGGTGGAGAAACTCAGAACATTCCCGCTGAATGATCCTGAATTTGGCATGATCAGAATCCTGCTGCATGGACCTGTTGGGGCAGGAAAGTCCAGCGTTATCAACTCAGTCAAAAGCGCCTTTGCTGGACGTGTGGTCATGAGTGTGCTAGTAGCGTCTCTTTCCGACATTAGCTTTACCAGCAAA TATGAAACACATTATATtaaagagggagaaggacgTTCACCTTTTGTGTTCAACGATATCATGGGTCTGGAGGCACAGGAATCCAGAGGGGTGCACATTGACGACATCATCAGTGCACTCAAAGGTCATATCCCAGAAGGCTATGAG TTTAACCCCAATGTATTTTTGACAAATTCAAAGCCAGAATACGTCAAGGATCCCAAACTAAGTGACAAAGTTCACTGTCTGGTGAGTGTTGTGTCTGCAGATAAAATTTCTATGATGTCAAAAGAGATTACAGCCAAGATGAGAACTGTCAGGGACAAGGCCAGCATATTGG GAATTCCTCAAATTGTTGTCATGACCATGGTAGACATTGCTTGTCCAGAAGTGGCACGGGATCTGAAAAATATCTACCGAAGCAAGGAGATCAAATCTAAG ATGGAGACCTGCAGCAATGTGCTGGGTGTCCCAATGACCTGCATCCTGCCAGTGAAGAACTACCATGAAGAGACACAGATGAACAATGACATCGATGTCCTGGTGTTGGAGGCTATGACTAAGATTGTAGAGGTTGCCAATGACTACATATGGCACCTTCAGCAGAAGAAAAAAACCCTCTCATGA
- the LOC134023103 gene encoding interferon-induced protein 44-like has translation MGGGSSKPAPAPARAPAPAPAPAPVYDKAWREVDWTQRDTVNNKLKKLDLNDPDMGQLRILLMGQIGAGKSSFVNSIKSAFSGRIVTTALVDADTGTSFTKKYKTHYIKDGKGRLPFAFNDVMGLEPDESRGVHTDDIVSILGGHVREGYQFNPTCPLTQEKPDYNSSPELKHRVHCLVGVVSANALFGMSDGLKCKLKAIREKASSLDIPQFLVMTKVDDACPEVKRDLRNIYKSKAIKKQMETCSNELGIPMNCILPVKNYHEETKTNNEADVLVLEAIHQIVEAANDYIWTLQQE, from the exons ATGGGAGGTGGCTCATCAaaaccagcaccagcaccagcacgagcaccagcaccagcaccagcaccagcaccag TTTATGACAAAGCTTGGAGGGAGGTTGACTGGAC GCAGAGAGATACCGTAAATAACAAACTGAAGAAATTGGATTTAAATGATCCTGATATGGGCCAGCTCAGGATCCTGTTAATGGGACAAATTGGCGCAGGAAAGTCCAGCTTTGTTAACTCAATCAAAAGTGCTTTTTCTGGACGTATTGTGACTACTGCGCTGGTAGATGCTGACACTGGCACAAGCTTCACCAAGAAG tataaaacacattacattaaagaTGGAAAAGGACGCTTACCTTTTGCATTCAATGATGTCATGGGTTTGGAGCCTGATGAATCAAGGGGGGTGCACACTGATGACATCGTCAGCATTCTTGGAGGCCATGTCCGAGAAGGTTATCAG TTCAACCCCACTTGTCCTTTGACACAAGAAAAACCAGACTACAACAGCAGTCCTGAGTTAAAACACAGAGTCCACTGTTTAGTGGGTGTCGTGTCTGCAAATGCCTTATTTGGAATGTCAGATGGACTCAAATGCAAGCTGAAGGCTATAAGGGAGAAGGCTAGCAGTCTGG ATATTCCCCAGTTTCTTGTTATGACAAAAGTTGATGATGCTTGTCCAGAAGTGAAGAGGGATCTGAGAAATATCTACAAAAGCAAGGCAATTAAAAAGCAG ATGGAGACCTGCAGCAATGAGCTGGGGATCCCCATGAACTGCATCCTGCCAGTGAAGAACTACCATGaagagacaaagacaaacaaTGAAGCAGATGTGCTGGTGTTGGAGGCTATTCATCAGATTGTGGAGGCAGCCAATGATTACATATGGACACTTCAACAAGAATA A